The genomic region acacaaaagagccTCCGTTGTCCCTGACCATCCATCTGACATCCCCCGTTGtcagagaagaaatggagaaagtatTAGCTGGAGGTAGGGAGGCTGAGAAAGGCCAGCAGGACTGTGGAAACTTGGTGTGCCCTCACCAGGCAAACGTGCTATTCAATTTTAGACTGCTTTGCTAAAAGGCTGTTGGTGTAGCTTTGACCACCTGTACTCTGAGACCCTGTCTCCCGTGCAGTTTCAGCACTTGGGAGTTTGACAAAACAGTTGCACTAAAAGTGAGTAGCACTTTTCTTAGAGGATTGcaccgtgttttttttttttgttttttttttttttatctgaatccTTGAGTGTTCTCATCAGTGTTAACTTGGTTTTTCTGTTGAGCGTTCTCTGGCCTTGGAAAAGTGTGTCCCTGGTGATTTTACATGGCTTGTAAATTCTGGAAGACAACCAGATGGTTTCTGCATGAACATCACGTTGGAGTCGTGCAGACAGCTTGTGTTGCAGCAGAACCAAGGGCCGCCTCGCTCCTCCGCTTCCAGGGGCCGCTGTAATCAGCTGCCGGGACTGGAAGGCAAAGAGCTGCGACTGAGTTTTGGATAAAGTTGTAAACAGTTGTGTGATTTGCAAAACCAAAAATCTCAGAGGCTCATAAGCTTTCGTAATTCAGAGGCCACCAAGGGCCCCTCCGGTGTCTCTTCTGTGTGTAAACTGTTTTTAATCCGAGCTCTCGCAGCGCAGAGCGGAGGTCGCAGGCCTTATCTAAACCCCTGACACGCGGGGGGCGGCGGTGACGCGCCCCAGTTCTGCTGCAGCAGAGGCTCACACCTTGCGCCCTTGTTGCTATTCTTTGATTACCTTTGGTTCTCATACCTGATTCCAATTATCGATTTAGGGACGCTGGACCTTTGACCAACAGGACTCTCTCTGTCAAGGGCTGGGGCTAGGGCAGTCCCGCCTGGTGGGCGGAGGTGGTCCCCTTTGCTGCAGATGCCTCAGGGGATGGCCGTTgtgggaagcagagagggagttCATTTCCACTCCCCCCACCTAttatggtgtttttgtttttgtttttggggggtttttgctttgtttttattttttggggtttttttgtttttggggttttttgttttttggtttttttgttttttggttttgtttttttgggggggatttttgCTATTGAAATTTTTAGCATAGCTAATTTATTGGGAGCTCATGGGGAGGAAGCAAGGTAATTGTCTATTAGAAGATAGGATCCACCTatctgtccccttcccctccatgGGATTATTCCTTTTAGAGTAACTTCccacttctgtttttgtttttgttttttttttttggaggggccTCCGATTTTTACGATCTCCTCAGGGCAGAGTTAAATGCACTCgagcttctccctccctggtctAGGGTGGAGATGACTTGAGATTCTGGGAGCCTCAGCTGCCCTTTAGGAAGCTGCCACATCCCCTTTCCACCTGACAGAAACCCCTTGGTCAAACTGTACCTTGTCTTCTTATTCCATCCATGAATAGAAACGCTATCAGTCAACGATCCCCCGGACGTTCTGGACAGGCAGAAATGCCTTGCTGCCTTGGCGTCCCTCCGACACGCCAAGTGGTTCCAGGTTTGCATTTTGTTCTTCTATTTGTCTTTTGGTAGAGAATTCCTAAGTTTTAACTTGGCTAACTTTCACCATAAAGTTTCGGTAACATTGAAGACCGCCGTGCCGAACTTAGCACCTGCTGGCGTGCAGTTGCTAACGGAGCGCGCTTAGACAAATTTGACGTCCCCAAAGGAGGCTTGTGACTGAGTAGGTGGGCTGCTGCTGCTTTGTGCCAAGAGTAACATTGTTCTTGTCCACCCGGTGAAACCTCTGCTGACCATACACTTGATGGTCTTGACCGTTCACCGTTTACCCTTGACAAAGTAGCACCCTGAGACTTGTGTTTTTCATGTTTGCCTTGTATTTAAGGGAGGTTCCTTGGTGTAAAGAGCCTGTGCTTTGTTCTCTAGGCCAGAGCCAACGGGCTGAAGTCGTGTGTCATTGTCATCCGGGTCCTGAGGGACCTGTGTACCCGCGTGCCCACCTGGGGTCCCCTCAGAGGATGGGTAAGGCACCTTATAGCTGTGGACACTTGGAGTTTGTGTGTGTAGAGATTTCTCCCATATTCCAGGAATATGTTACAGTAACTGGACCGGAGTGGCCCTCTGGGCCGTGGCCACTGCATCCCTTATTAGCCATTTATTGAGAACTACTTTGTGCCACACCTCGGGCAAGGGGTGAGAGCTAGACCAGGATGtccgtccccaccccccaccgcccgccATGATGGACACGTAGCTCAGCCTAGGGAAGGGCGCTGGCCAGGTAGCACATTTACTGTGAAGAAGCATTTTTATAGCTTCTCGTGGATGCTGGTCAGCAGAGTGGGGCCCATAGGTAGGCCAATTCTGGCCAGCTGCCTGTCTGTCAACAGCCCACAGTTAAGattggtttttgtattttgaagTGGCTGCGTAATAAATGTATAAGTATCTAGGTAACAGTTTCTGCTTTGCCTCTTGGCTCACACAGTCTGACAGATTCGGTGTTCATCCTTTTAAGGAAAAGTCACCAAGCCGGGCTCTAGTTGTCCTGACTTTGGTTCATCCTTATCTTGTGATCTTTGAGGGCTTTGACCACCCCCAACTTGTGAAATTGGAGGGCTTAGacaccccttcccccaaaaaaaCATACCCAGTGACAACTCCTCAGCGTCGGCTGATCGCTTCCTGGACAGTGGTGCTAACTGTCCCTCTTGCCTTTCAGCCCCTTGAGCTTCTCTGTGAGAAATCCATCGGCACAGCCAACAGACCAATGGGTGCCGGCGAGGCCCTGCGGAGAGTGCTGGAGTGCCTGGCGTCGGGGATCGTGATGCCAGGTTGGGGCCTTGTGCTTTGCAGGTTGCAGGGAAAGGACAGGGATTGAGGCCCCGAGGCCACTTCCTGGTGGTTCCCCTGACCGGGTTAGGGCAGCAGCAGCCCCGTGTCCCCCTAGGGCCGAAGCATGCGACTCCCCTCTTGCACCATCATATCCAGCCCTGTGCCGGCTCCGCAGCTGTGACTCAGGGCGGATCCGGGGCGATGGTGACCCACTCCCACGCGAGCTCCTTGCTCTGAGACACGTGAATTATTTCTCTCACGGGCTGGACGCCGAGTGGGTCACCGAGCTCAGCGTGTTTTCCAGAGCTGGGTGTGGATGGGGCGTGGGGGGTAACGCACCTGGTCCCCTCAGCCAGCACAACTCTTCCGAGATGCTAAAAGATAATCCTCTGCATATCTTCCTTGTTTCCTGCCTTCAGATGGTTCTGGCATTTATGACCCTTGTGAAAAAGAAGCCACTGATGCTATTGGGCATCTAGACAGACAGCAACGGGAAGATATCACACAGAGTGCGCAGGTATAGTCATCGCCATTGCCAACGTGAGCCCTTACCCAGTCTGTAATCACTGGCTTCCAGTTCCGTTACTGGGTATTCTCAGGGTAGCCACTGGACATGTAGGCTCAGGTTGGGGACCGAAGGAGAAGGGATTGTGCCTGATACAGGGCGCCCCAATCTGGGCTGCTTCTTTCCCTTGGCGCCACGCGTGGTTGTCTCCTGTTCCTTCAGCCTGCTCGAGTGCTATTTTTGAACACCGAGTTCAGCGGGGAGATGTATTTACTGTGTGCACTGCTCCAGGGTCCTTCCCTTGCAGGCCCACCACGTGGCTCCGTGTGGCAACCAGTCCCCAGGTTGGGGTCTCCTGTATTCCTCTTGAGGGGGGTGGTCACAGGCAGGCCTTCCCCCACAGCAAGGTTGGCCCCTGGCAGTCAGGCCCTCCTCTGGCTGTTGGGGGACCCCTTGCTGTTGTAGGGGAGACCGTTAGCAATCCCCTCAGCTCCCACCCATTCCAGAAGGCATTAGCGAGCACACACACCTTGGTGGGGAGCACAGGGCGGCTGAGTCAggtcctcttccccttctccagcATGCTCTGCGACTTGCTGCGTTTGGCCAGCTCCATAAAGTTCTGGGTATGGACCCTCTGCCTTCTAAGATGCCCAAGAAACCAAAGAATGAAAACCCAGTGGACTACACAGGTAAGCTCGCCCCGGGGGCCTGGCCCCAGCTTGCTGGCGTTGGCGTGATCTGCTGGCAGGAGCATGGGAGGGAGTCTCAGCCTTCTCTGTTGTGATCTCTTCCTTCAGTTCAAATCCCCCCCAGCACCACCTATGCCATTACGCCCATGAAACGCCCGATGGAagaagatggggaggagaagtctcccagtaaaaagaagaagaagattcagAAGAAAGGTACTGGTGTTTGTTTCTAGTCCGTAGCGTGTCTTCAGGCTCAATTAAGTCCCAAAGTGGTGAGATGCTTGCTTTTTGCCTTAGTTTTCTCAGGCAGGATAGGGCAACCGTCTTTGACGGACTATAGTGTGGGTCTGGCACGCAGGTGGGGTGGACGTGCTGGGAGCAGCGTGGGGCAGGCTTCCAGGCTGCCGTGCTGTGCCCTGCCGTGCCGCGCCGCAGGAGCGGGTTCGGGGTGATTCCTCCCCCCAGCCCGGGGAACGCCGACTGATGGTCTGGAACCCTGCTGGTGTTCTGTCTCTgcagaggagaaggcagagcctCCCCAAGCTATGAACGCACTCATGAGACTCAACCAGCTGAAGCCGGGGCTGCAGTATAAGCTGGTTTCCCAGACCGGCCCGGTCCACGCCCCCATCTTTACCATGTCTGTGGAGGTGGATGGCAATTCATTTGAGGCCTCTGGGCCATCCAAGAAGACCGCCAAGCTGCACGTGGCCGTTAAGGTAAGCATGGGTGGAGTCAGGCACTGCGTGCTCGTTCACCGTGCAGCAAAGTGCTTGTGCATTAGAGCTCCTGTCGAGCAGTCCTGGGCCATAGAAACCCTCAGTGTGGACAACACCGGGCTTAGGGAGGGCGTGTGAACATGGAGATaagtagtttttaaatgttttccaagtCACAAGTGGAAGGATAGCTTCATCATTGTGGTTGACAGGCAGAGAGTCCCTGAATGTAGCTGGGCGTCAGggatctggggggtgggggacagcctCCGATTGCTGGTTCCGGatccggggagggggcggggtctGCGTAGATGACCCTGGTGCTTGAGTCCCTATCCCTAACTGGTGAGTCTCGTGGTTGTCCCTCTGACAGGTGTTACAGGACATGGGCCTACCTACCGGcgcagaaggcagagactctaGCAAGGGGGAGGACTCCGCTGAAGAGACGGAAGCAAAGCCGGCCGTGCTGGCCCCTCCGCCTGTGGTGGAAGCTGCTTCGACCCCCAGCACTGCCTTCCCCTCCGATCCCACCGCCGAGGTGAGCACGTGGTGGGGGCCGGCATGCCCGACGGAATGCCGCGGGCAGCTCTGTGTCCTGTGAGCCAGCGTGGTTGCTGGTTCTCGTTACTTCGCCCGCAACGGTAGCTTCCAGTCCAGGGGCCTACACAGGGAGCCGGGGGTGAGCCTTTGAGCCGCCACCACAAGGGCCCCTGCTGATGCCGACCCAGCCCCCGGGGCTGCAGTGGGGTGGTCGTCAGCCGAAGTCAGGCCATTCCCCAGAGATAGGGTGCCCGTGGAGGTGGTGGCATTGCTGGACGCCCTCCGTTGACTTCCGGAGGCCGAGAGGCGAGGGAAGTGCGTGACAGCAGGGAAGGCAGAGCGGAGGGCCTTCGTCCTGTCAGGGGCAGCTGCCCTCCTCCACGGGCCGGAACGCCCTTAGCtgagtgttttggttttcttttctgctttccctGAGAACGTAAAACAGCAGGGGCCGATCCTGACCAAGCATGGCAAGAACCCTGTTATGGAACTTAACGAAAAGAGGCGTGGCCTCAAGTACGAGCTCATCTCTGAGACCGGGGGCAGCCACGACAAGCGCTTTGTCATGGAGGTGAGCAGTCAGCTCCCCAGGAGTTAACTCCTGCTTCGGGGGGGAGGCACGGGGCCATTCTGACACGCGTCTGTTCTTCCCAGGTCGAGGTGGATGGACAGAAATTTCAGGGTGCTGGCTCGAACAAAAAGGTGGCAAAAGCATATGCCGCTCTTGCTGCACTAGAAAAGCTGTTCCCAGATGCTCCTCTCGCCCTGGAGGCCAACAAGAAGAAGAGAGCCCCTGTGCCCGTCAGGGGGGGACCGAAATTTGCTGCTAAGGTAAGCGGTCGGCCTCGTCGTCTCTGGCCTTAGCCCGAGTTCTGCGGTCGGAGTGCGAGGTGAACGCCGCCCGTCTCTGTTCTCTCCCCACAGCCACATAACCCTGGGTTTGGCATGGGAGGCCCCATGCACAACGAAGTGCCCCCGCCCCCGAACCTTCGAGGGcggggaagaggagggaacatcCGAGGTCGAGGTCGAGGGAGAGGATTTGGTGGCGCCAACCATGGAGGCTACATGAATGCTGGTGAGGAGCCTGGCCTTGTGTCGTCCCCGCGGACCCCACTGGCTCCCTGGAGCACGTGGGGCCCTGGGTTTGGGCCGAGAcggtgggagaggcaggggcagggcagactCATCTGCCACCCCCGTGACCCTGTGTGTTCCTTTCCAGGCGCTGGGTATGGCAGCTACGGGTACGGAGGCAACTCGGCGACAGCAGGCTACAGTAAgtgtgtgtttctctttgtctGAGGTTGGGGAGAAGCTACAGCTCAGCTCCCACGCCTGAGTTAGGAGAGGGCGGCCCACCAGCAGCAGCCTCCCTGAGGTTGAGTGGCCCACAGCTTTTCTCAGTAATTAGAGCAGATGGTCCTCCAGCCCTGTGCTGCAGAAGTGTAATTTGTGCTTTAAATGTTGACACACGCATTTGTGTGCCTTGAAATTTCCTTAAgagtcagaattttaaatttctctgcttTAAGCCATGTGAAGCACCAGTCCTGTGATGATGCTTTTCCTGACAGTGCACAGCTCTTGTCTTGAGAAGGAGCCTTCATTGGGGGGTTACAGGAGCAGAGAAATCTAAAACATGAATTTCAAATGTGGCGCTCTGtgccatttttcaaaagaattctaattttttttctctgctctgtCTCCCCCTTTTGTAGGTGACTTTTTCACAGACTGCTACGGCTATCATGATTTTGGGTCTTCCTAGAGCATCTAAAAGTATTGCACACAAAATCAACTTTTTACTCCAATTTTCTCGAACTCCAAAACCCAAAGTGTCCGTGCTGTGCCCCTGTGCTTCACTGGGTTTCTCAACCGTGGCTTGTCACCGCAGCTTGTCTGAAACTCTTAGCCTGCAGAATTTAAGACAATGGCAGTTTTTATCGTGATTTGCCTTTGAACTTGGTCATATTGAAGTTCACAATAAGTGGAAAGCAATTTTCAGAGAACGCATTTTTGTGCAGAATTGCACAGAATTCTAGAGTCAGCGTTGGTCAGCATCAAGGCAAAAGCCCACCTTTGCTTTTTATGGAAAGCATTactttatttaagagacagataATGATGCATTTTAATCTACCTTTGTCTTAATTTACAGCAGGTTTTGTAtgaatttttaaccttttaacaAATTCCCACATCTGGTTGATGCCTTTGACAGTAATGAAAACGATTTTATCACATCTGAATCCAGagcaactgttttttttttttccttcctttttttaaataagcttgtAAAACGTTGGGAACATTGGGAATTGTACATTGTGCTAAGTTAACCTCTCCCGCCTTTTGTAAATGCTCTGGTGGGTTCTTGTTTGGGGGTGTGGTATTTTGTGGCTGGTTTAGTTAGAGGTGAACTCTCAAAGGTATCAAAACTGTGCTTCCATTATTAGTGCAGGAAACAGACAGGCTTTAAGGGAGAGAGAACGTGGAATTTTGCAAGTCCTGATCACAGCTGCAAATGCATGGGATTCTAGAATTTATTTGTTATAGTGGGGCTTCAAAATAATTAAGCAGAAAGACTTAATATGTAGCCCAATTCTCCAGTGAGGAGCCGGCCTCACAGGGTCCGTGCTGCTGGGTGTGCAGCTATGATAGATTCCAGAAGGCCTGGAATCTTCTGCCCTCTCACCTTAGGGTGCAGGCTGGGGTTTCTAACTTTTCCCAGTGGTAGGCCCTTCTGGAAAGAGCACGGATGAGCTCTGGTCAACAGCAGTCCTGTGCGGCAAAGCCTGTCTTTGCGTTGACTTGCAAGATTTTGCGTTTCTTGAGGCAAAAAATGGTCAAAACAGTTACTATATAATTTGTTCCCAGAGGTTTGAAACATTCagtgaaactttttaaaactttgcatgatgtattttttttttttagaaagttattgTTTGAGAATAATGTCTTTTTATACCAGGAAATAGTTATCCTGAAATGACGTTGAAAACTTctccttccctttatttttttttaatcaatacatGTTAAAGTAACAAGTCCTCAGTACTCGGCGTCTTCATTCATTCCTGTGCTTGAGGAGGGGCGCTGAGGTGCTCAGTTCAGGCCTTGGGGCGGCTGAGGTGGCGGGGTTCTGAGAGGGGGTCTGAGGCGGACCTCCTGTCCTCCAGCCCCCTTGCCAGGCCTTCGCATGTGTGCGCTCTCGCATTGTGGACTATGTCTCTCTCCTTGGTGTTTTGGCTTTTTGATGGGGGcgggtggaggggtggaggaggcCGCCTGAAGCGAATAAACTGATGTAACAGATCAGTTTTATCCAAATTACTGTTCAACAGCCCAGGACCTGGCAGTGTGGGGTGCACATCTCCCGCAGGTGCGAGGCAATCGATGACGCCCAAATTCACGCTGCCCAGAAGGCAGGGGGACCCTTGGTGCTAAACATGGGAAGGAAGTTCGGGCTGTGTGGGAGGATCCCTCCCCCTGCCGCCCACCCCGGGCACAGCGGGGTAGCTCCCGGCTGTCTGTAGACAAGAGGCGGCACCAACCAGCAAAGGTGTGCCCACAGGCCCCGTACCTGctccaggagccaggagccccactgCCCACGTGTGAGCGCTGGGGATTGCTTTGCTGGGCTTGAGAGCCCTCACGTGGCccggcctccccttcctcccacctctgcTTAGCTGACCCATCCCCCATCGGTCCACCTGAGTgtctggtgggggcagggtgcgGACATACCTGTTCTCGTGGGATGGGACCGACACgtagggccagagggagggtCTTGCTGTGACATTCTCAGTTTCAGGGTCTGAGAATGTGGCGGCCTCCCTGCACGCTTGTCAATTCACGCTCGGTCCGCCTGCCCCTGGCAGCTGTGCTGGGAACAGAGGGGCCCTCTGGGGGGGCTGTCTGTGGCTGTAGCTGGAGGCCTGGCTCGGATGTTCAGACCCCAGCTTCTTAGCCAGCCTCCTTTCCCGCCATGAGAATCACTCCTTAAGTCCTACCTTTGCTCAGGTCACACCGGGGAGATGCCCCAGGTCACTTGACTGACTCTCCGTTTACTCCTCCAAGAGCCATGTCAGACCAGCTGTTCGTCCGGGAATGACACCCGTTTCCGGGGCCTTGTCAGAGAGCCATCTCTCGGGGTTCCCGCAGGCCTGTGACTGCAGAGCCTCTTCCCAGCACAGCAgggggggatggtgggggtggcCAGCTGCTTCTCTGGGGCTTTGCTTTCCCTGTCACCGTTGGGGACATTTGGGTAACAGTTGGCTAGTCTTGAATGTCATCTCGCGCTCAGAGCTCATCTCATTGTAATGTTGACATCCGCTGCGAAAGCTGCTGTGGGCGCGCTGTCCTGCTGCTGCTTGGCAAGGATCCATTGTTGTCATCAGCTGCTGGGGGAGTGGCGCTGAAGGCTGGACCCATCCAGACCGGGCTGCTCGAAGGACTGGAGCCACAGCTCCTCgctctcctgcctctgtccctccgccCCGGCCTGGGCCGCGGGCTTGTGGGTCAGCCTTCAGGACCCACAGCTGCcaccctccctgtctcccccccAAACCCGTGTCCCCCACCCTCCGCCTGACCCGCTGCCTTCCTGTTTAGGTCAGTTCTACAGCAACGGAGGGCATTCAGGGAATGccggtggtggcggcggcgggggcggtggTGGCTCCTCTGGCTACGGCTCCTACTACCAAGGCGACAACTACAACTCACCAGTGCCCCCGAAACACGCTGGGAAGAAGCAGCCCCATGGGGGCCAGCAGAAGCCCTCCTACGGCTCAGGCTACCAGTCCCACCAAGGCCAGCAGCAGTCCTACAGCCAGGGCCAGTACGGCAACTATGGCCCCCCACAGGGCAAGCAGAAGGGCTATAACCATGGACAAGGCAACTACTCCTCCTACTCGAACTCCTACAGCtcccccgggggcgggggcggatcAGACTACAGCTACGAGAGCAAATTCAGTGAGTTGGCTTCCAGGGCCCCGAGGCCTGGCCGGGGTCCAGGCCAGCGGCGCATCCCGTGGAGTGGCAGAAGCCCAGCCGTTGCCCTGACCTCTTGCTGAGGGACTGGAAGGAAGCCGGGCGGGCTTTAGGAAAATCCTGGAGGCAGAGTTCCCCTGGCCCAGATCCTCGCTGTTCCCTTCCTGTCGCTTTCTCTGAAAGCAGGACTAGGAGAGACCCCTGTGCCAAGGAAGCCTGTGGGTTGAGGCTGGGGCACGAGGGTGGAGTTCGAGTCTTGGCCAGCTGCTGTGAAGGGACCTCTAGAGATGGGCTCTGGAGACAGCATTGCCTCCAGCCCCCAAGGAGCCCGAGTCACTTTTCCGCTCTGCCTGGGCCTCCGCCTCCTGCACGCCCCCCGCAGTTCACAGCTGAGCTGGTGGCCAAGCTAGGAAGGCGTAGGTGTGCGCTTGTCTTCTGTGTTGGGATACTGGTCCGCAGGCAGGCCAGGGACTTTAAAGAAGCCGTGCTCTCTGTGGGGGGCCAAGGGACACTGAGTGCCTGGTGACAGctgggtgggaggaaagggagctGTTGTGTGGTTCCTGACTTGCTGGGAAGCTTGGGTTGGAGGAGAAAGTGGGAAGGCAGGATGCACCTGGGCCTCCAGGCTTGGTGAGCAGGCTGACCCAGGGCACAGTGGCCTTGCAGGGTTACAGCTGGCCCTTGGCAGTTCTCAGTCCAACTGGCGTGTGCCAGATTGAAGCAGACGGGACAGGGAGATTTGTAAAGGCCTGTGGTTTTAACCTGGGGCCTGCCACTTCCAGGGCCGTAGTATGAGAACCTTGGACCACCCCCCAGCTGTGCCTTTGCCAAGGCCCCTTAACCACACTATCTTCTCTCCCCCAGACTACAGTGGTAGTGGAGGCCGGAGCGGCGGGAACAGCTACGGCTCAGGCGGGTCGTCCTACAACCCAGGGTCACACGGGGGCTACGGCGGCGGTTCTGGGGGCGGCTCCTCATACCAAGGCAAACAAGGTGGGCCTGGATCAGCAGGTGGTGCAgtgcgggggcggaggggggaggTCCGGTGATGAAGGGCACCGCCTGGCGTGGGCAGGTGGGTAGCATAGGCGGGGCTGTGGTGGCACCTGCCATCTGGCTTCTGTGTGGGGGAACAGGAAGGGAGACGGGGGCACACAGGCTTAGGCATACCTCCCCCTTCTTGGCTTTTTAGAAGCCAGATGTCCAGATGCTGCTCTGGTCTTAGGGAAAATGTTCTGTATGGAAGGATGCTGGCAACACTAAGGCCCGGACAGTCTGTTGTGTGGTCTCTGGTTTGGGAGGCTCAGGCACAGCCTTGGGCTTGGGCAGCCCCCAGAGAGTGCTCCTGCTGCCGCAGTCTGTACAGGACAGATCCCCACTGCTTGCTTACGAACCAGGTCTGGTGGCCGCCTCACAGGGTGTTGGTGACTGCCAGCCCCGATGACCCAGGAAAGGCAGTGAGCGAGAGGCCGTGCCCGTATTGCTTCCTGCTGTGGTCTCACCAATGGACACGATGTGGACACAACGCGGCTCGGGTGCTGGCCGTGGTTCTGAGCTCTGCTCACAGGGCAGGGCCCGTGCCCCTCACCTCTAACTCACCCCTCTCTTCCCCAGGAGGCTACTCGTCACAATCAAACTACAACTCCCCGGGGTCCGGCCAGAATTACAGCGGCCCTCCCAGCTCCTACCAGTCCTCACAGGGCGGCTACGGCAGAAACGCAGACCACAGCATGAACTACCAGTATAGATAAAGCCCCCCGAGGGGTGAAGATTTGTACCTTCTGCACTTACCCCTCGTTGTAAGATTCAGTTTTATGCATCACAGTTAACATGTCAGCTGGCCCCTCCAGGCCCCCTCCGCCCCAACCTGTCCACGTTGCCGTGTCGTGAGGTGCAGCTGGTCACCCCTGTGGCCCGTCCTGTGACCCATATTTAGCCGTGTTTGGGACTTCCGTGTCTTCAATGGTTTGTTAGTTGCCATCACAACTTTGTCCGAGTAGAGTTTTGAGTTCTTGCAGTTCTGTATCCCTCTGTCTATTTACGGTTGGTGTTCGTGTTAACTCAGTTTGTCTTTAAATAGCTACAGAAGGGATACATCATCTGTTAATGCTTTTGTGAAGTGAGTTAAACgagctttctgtattttaatgctttagtgtttcagttttataagtgaagattttattttaaaaaccagtgggaaagagtggggttttttttgtatgTCTGGATCATTCAGGCAGTACATCTGAATTAAGCTGAATgtagacaaataaagaaaaagaaactctgtgCCTGTCGTAGGCCTGGGTGTCTGACCCACCAGCAGTGTGAAGGGCAGGTTCCTCCACTGTTCCCAGCACGGGAAGGCAGGGCGGGGGTAGCAGGGGAGTCCCCTGTCACCAAAAGGTCCAGCTCCAGGCCTCTAGATGCCTGTAGTCCAAGGTTGGCTGGGGCCAGCGAGCCGGTTACGTGGGACTTCGTATTCCTGGTGTCCCAGGGGGCTCCTGGTGGTGTGCAGAGTGG from Mustela erminea isolate mMusErm1 chromosome 1, mMusErm1.Pri, whole genome shotgun sequence harbors:
- the ILF3 gene encoding interleukin enhancer-binding factor 3 isoform X3, yielding MRPMRIFVNDDRHVMAKHSSVYPTQEELEAVQNMVSHTERALKAVSDWIDEQEKGSSEHAESENVDVPPEDEAKEGAGEQKTEHMTRTLRGVMRVGLVAKGLLLKGDLDLELVLLCKEKPTTALLDKVADNLAIQLAAVTEDKYEILQSVDDAAIVIKNTKEPPLSLTIHLTSPVVREEMEKVLAGETLSVNDPPDVLDRQKCLAALASLRHAKWFQARANGLKSCVIVIRVLRDLCTRVPTWGPLRGWPLELLCEKSIGTANRPMGAGEALRRVLECLASGIVMPDGSGIYDPCEKEATDAIGHLDRQQREDITQSAQHALRLAAFGQLHKVLGMDPLPSKMPKKPKNENPVDYTVQIPPSTTYAITPMKRPMEEDGEEKSPSKKKKKIQKKEEKAEPPQAMNALMRLNQLKPGLQYKLVSQTGPVHAPIFTMSVEVDGNSFEASGPSKKTAKLHVAVKVLQDMGLPTGAEGRDSSKGEDSAEETEAKPAVLAPPPVVEAASTPSTAFPSDPTAENVKQQGPILTKHGKNPVMELNEKRRGLKYELISETGGSHDKRFVMEVEVDGQKFQGAGSNKKVAKAYAALAALEKLFPDAPLALEANKKKRAPVPVRGGPKFAAKPHNPGFGMGGPMHNEVPPPPNLRGRGRGGNIRGRGRGRGFGGANHGGYMNAGAGYGSYGYGGNSATAGYSDFFTDCYGYHDFGSS